atatttattttggttttgacTTGCCGGATTTCTATTTTTGAAATGGATGCTTTCACCAATTGCCCGGGATTCTGTCCCTCATGCGGCTCCATTCTTCCCGAGCTGCAAGTCAAGGGCAATGTGACTTGCCACAATTGCAGAGAGGAGTTTCAAGCGGATGGTAAAACTAGAACTAATACCTTTTTTTAAAGATCATCATGTATTATATCGATTTTATAATAGTTTACAGCGGCGAGAAATCTGAGTTTACTATCCATTTCAACACATACGATGCCAAGAAGTTGTTGAACAGAACCAAACATGAATCGGAATCGGAGGCGGATGGACCCGTGGTGGAGAGGAAGTGTCCCAAGTGCAACCACGACAAGATGTCCTATGCCACCCTGCAACTCCGATCGGCGGACGAGGGACAGACTGTGTTCTTCACCTGCCTCAAGTGCAAGTAGGTATCCTAACAACCCTTACTTCCTCAATTAATCATATATTTCCTCTTTGCAGATTCAAAGAATCAGAAAACTCCTAGATGCTAGCAATACCTGTGTAAATAGTCTTTTAACTAGTGAAAGTAATCGTGTTCGACGGCctgaaaaatatatagatcatacaaatttttattataaccAAGCAGTTTCAATCTGGCAGAAGGAACCCACCTCGCTGGCCTTAAGTCTGTTTTTGGGATTGTAAACCACCAGATTTGACACCAGATTGATCTCCACCGCATGTGTGCAGCTGGGGAACAAGTTATCCCAGTGAATGCCCACGGAATTGGGAAAGCTACAAGGAGATATagaaaattatgttttaagaGATCCATTCCAGAGGTCAGTACTCACCGTATCTTGCTGTAATCCGGCAGGGAGGTCAACTCTGGCCACTGATTCAAACGTGGACTGCCCAAGGTGCGGATGATAATGGCCAGCTGCTCAATGTCGGTGGTTCCTGCAAACAGAGGCACTCCTCGCAGCATCTCAGCCACCACGCAACCTAGGTTAAGGAGGAACATTCACATTATTAAGAAAATTGGGAATCTACATAACAATTTTGAAATCATGCATTGTATCTCTAATTCTTCGAACGGAGGATAAGTTATAGTTTGTCTAACAAGTAAAATTATTCAGAAATATCTAAAAATGTATCTTCCCAGTTTTAGTTCTTAAAGTAAACCCTTTAAAAATCATAATATCTACCTGCTGCCCACATATCAACTCCGGTTCCGTACTTCTGGCTGCCCCAGAGAATCTCCGGAGCCCGGTACCACCGCGTGGACACCTGAGGCGAGTAAAGTCGCGATTCCTCTTCGGGAAAGTACAGACGGGCCAGTCCAAAGTCGGCGATCTTGAGCATATCCGTGTCGCTGATTAGCAGGTTGGCCGGCTTGATGTCCCGGTGCATGAGACCCGCATCGTGGAGATAGGCAATGCCCTTGAACATTTGATGGGCGAACTTTCGCACCTGCTGCCGGCTCAGGGGATTCACCTCGCTCTTGAGCCGATTGTACAGGGTGTCCGGCTGGTATTCCAGCACTAAAGAAAGCCCGGTCAGGTCAGGATATATATCGATAATGCCCAGAATCTGCAAATAAACAGGTTACTAATGGATTACTTAACTTCTATAAGGTTAACTCACATATTCCGACTTGCAGAGCTGGAGGGTTTTGATTTCCCTCAGTGTATTCAAAGCAATATTTCCGAATTTGTTCTTCAGGGCCACCTTTTTGATGGCCACCTCCTTGTTGCGCTGCAAATCGATGGCCTTAAACACGCAGCCATGGACACCTTCCCCGATTTTCTCGAGCATTTTATAACGACTTGGCGCATAGTCCTCCATTATGGGTACTGACAATTTTCTATTTGGTAATTGGCCGAGGTGGTTCTCGTTTTGTAGCCCATGGTAACGGTCATAACAATGGACGCAGGACCAGCTGACAGAGCCACCTGTTGCAGGATGTGTTTACAAACGACGTAGTTTCGGGGGATCCACGGGGGTTGGAAAGCCTAGGCCAAGGCGGAGCTGTCACAGCTTTCGGATTGAGGACATGCGCACTGCCCTCCTCGAATTCCTCCTGTCAGCCAAGTGTCAAGTCAGGGGGATACATAATTTTTCGGACCCTCGCACTGCAAAAGTTCTTCGTTCTCCGAGAGTTGAATTAAATTTGGTGTGTAAAATGCCATCGGTAGTTAAATAAAATCTAGCTACAGGACTAACAAAGCTGGTATGTGTGACTTTCCatttaaaaagatattttaaacGAGTTTAAACACCTAAAGAAGTGCCTGGTTGAGAATCCTCCTTCGCCATAACTAAGATAATAAATAATGCAGGGCTGCCTTCCTTAATCATGAAATGGCTTTATAATTACCCAGCAATGTGCCAGCATGGGCTGCAGCAATTTGAAGCAATTTCGCTGGCCTGGCCTTAGCCTTGCCCCACCTGTCCTGTGAAATTGCATGCGAGCCCCCACAAGCACAGCCCTAAAGCCCTAAAATACACGCCCATTGGGCGCAGCCTTGCCTCGCCAGCCTTGGCAACTCACCTGTGCAACCACCACCCACCCGCAGGCACCACCCACAACTCACCACCAAGTTCACGTCCTCGATATGTATGCCCTATTCACATTTAGAATCGTTTTGCAGCCCACGCGGTAAACATGTTCTGGCCAAGTTGGACTCCATTCGCCAGCCTGGTGTTCCTGATCCTTTGGAGCACCGCCTGGGGCAGGACGGCCAAGAGATCGGACGTCTATATAGCGGGATTCTTCCCATACGGCGATGGCGTGGAGAACTCCTACACAGGGCGAGGGGTCATGCCCAGCGTTAAGCTCGCTCTGGGCCACGTTAACGAGCACGGGAAGATCCTGGCCAACTACAGGCTGCACATGTGGTGGAACGACACCCAGGTGAGTTTAAAGGACAAGCCTTTCAGGAGTTATCACTATGTTAAGtagaatataatattatttattaaacatttgtttctcggatatttttaattggttAAAAATTATTAGTATGAAACCGTAATACGACAATGGTAATAAAATTGTACTCAATCAAGTTTCGTTGTAATTTAGATTACAAAAAAATAGTTTCGAATAATATACGATTTTTCATAATAGCTTATCTATCTTATATACCTTTAATCCATCaagattaaaatttttttcatacacttggaatttatacacttgtttaattttaaacataaaatatatatattaaaaaaaaaatattataaaatttttaattttaaattaaaatcaaattatatCCTTGTTTTCGCACTTTCCTTAGTTTTTATAAAGCAACTTTACAATCTTCCCTTTTCAGTGCAATGCTGCCGTGGGCGTGAAGTCCTTCTTCGACATGATGCACTCGGGTCCCAACAAAGTAATGCTCTTTGGAGCGGCCTGCACCCACGTGACCGATCCCATTGCCAAGGCCAGCAAGCACTGGCACCTCACCCAGCTGAGCTATGCGGACACCCATCCCATGTTCACCAAGGATGCCTTTCCAAATTTCTTCCGGGTGGTTCCCTCAGAGAATGCCTTCAATGCACCCCGATTGGCCCTGCTCAAGGAGTTCAATTGGACCCGAGTGGGCACTGTTTACCAGAATGAACCTCGCTATTCGCTGCCCCACAACCATATGGTGGCTGATTTGGACACCAtggaggtggaggtggtggAGACGCAAAGTTTCGTCAACGATGTGGCTGAATCCCTGAAGAAACTTCGCGAGAAGGACGTCAGGATCATCCTGGGCAACTTCAACGAGCACTTTGCTCGAAAAGCCTTCTGCGAGGCTTACAAGTAGgttctcttttttttctctcttaaaaaaatattataaatatattcctACAGATTGGACATGTATGGTAGGGCTTACCAGTGGCTGATCATGGCCACATATTCCACAGATTGGTGGAACGTCACCCAGGACAGCGAGTGCAGTGTGGAGGAGATTGCCACAGCCTTGGAGGGTGCCATTTTGGTGGATCTTCTTCCCCTGTCCACCAGTGGCGATATCACAGTGGCCGGCATTGTAAGTATCTAAACTTTCAAATCACTTCTTTAAGAACCTTTCTAATATAACATCTATAATATTTTCAGACTGCAGATGAGTATCTGGTGGAATACGATAGACTGCGAGGCACTGAATATTCCCGCTTTCATGGCTATACCTACGATGGAATCTGGGCAGCTGCTCTGGCCATTCAGTATGTCGCCGAAAAGCGCGAGGATCTGCTAACGCATTTCGATTATCGAGTCAAGGATTGGGAAAGTGTGTTCCTCGAGGCTTTGCGAAATACCTCCTTCGAGGGTGTGACGGTAAATTAACTTTCAGATTCAAATACACATCaagttataatatataaactaTATCATTTAGGGTCCTGTGCGTTTCTACAACAACGAACGCAAGGCCAACATTTTGATCAACCAGTTCCAATTAGGTCAAATGGAAAAGATTGGGGAATACCATTCACAAAAGTCCCACCTGGACTTGAGTTTGGGCAAACCAGTTAAATGGGTGGGGAAAACTCCGCCCAAGGACCGAACTCTGATCTACATAGAACACAGTCAGGTGAACCCAACCATATACATTGTATCGGCTAGTGCTTCGGTTATTGGAGTGATCATTGCAACAGTTTTTCTGGCCTTTAACATCAAGTATCGCAATCAAAGGTGAgttgatttattatttatatctttcttttattaaaatactCAAATTATTTTCAGATACATCAAGATGTCCAGTCCTCATCTGAACAATCTGATAATTGTGGGCTGTATGATGACCTATCTGAGCATAATTTTCCTGGGCCTGGATACCACCTTAAGCAGCGTGGCAGCTTTCCCCTACATTTGCACAGCTCGAGCTTGGATTTTGATGGCTGGATTTAGTCTCAGTTTTGGAGCCATGTTCTCGAAGACCTGGCGGGTTCATTCCATCTTTACCGATCTTAAACTAAACAAGAAAGTGATCAAGGACTATCAATTGTTTATGGTTGTGGGCGTGCTTTTAGCCATTGATATAGCCATCATTACCACCTGGCAAATTGCAGATCCCTTCTACCGAGAgaccaagcaattggagcccCTGGTGAGTGGATtgatttcaaatattttgtattgaagtatttaaaattattcttTTCCACAGCATCATGAGAATATTGATGATGTTCTGGTGATACCCGAGAACGAATACTGCCAGTCGGAGCACATGACCATATTTGTTAGCATTATTTATGCGTACAAGGGCCTGTTATTAGTGAGTTATTGATCAGGATTATCTTTGTGCTGTattgtatttatattattCTATTTTTCCCCAAGGTCTTTGGCGCCTTTTTGGCCTGGGAAACCAGACATGTATCCATTCCCGCCTTGAACGACTCCAAGCATATTGGCTTCTCCGTTTACAATGTGTTCATCACCTGCCTGGCCGGAGCGGCCATATCCCTGGTGCTATCGGACCGCAAGGATTTAGTTTTTGTCTTACTCTcgttttttatcattttttgtacGACAGCCACTTTGTGTTTGGTGTTCGTACCGAAAGTAAGACTGGTAGTAAGGAAGTTTTGTAGTTTTTGTAGCTGTTATATGTTACATATACTCGTGCAATATGAATGTTGTTTGAAGGCGGTGATCTACCGATCGGTTTTAGTTAGAGCATTCCGACTGATCGGACCTCACCGCCCACTGAGCTGATTATTCGTCTAGCGCTGAATACACCTTGATACAGAAACAACATGTACTCGAAATTTCAAAACTGTTCCTCAAATGCTATATAACACTACAGACTAACTATAAACTTGAACTATTTAGAAACCATCCAATGAAACAGCAAGGTCGTAGAAAGAGCCTATGTCCTTGCTGTTGGGATACTTTAGACTGTCCTATCTCACTGTCCGTAGAGTTGATCCTTCCTAAATGTTGACCCAATACCATTATTGTTGATTAACATTCATGCGAATCGTTTTGCAGTTAGTGGAGCTGAAGAGGAATCCCCAGGGAGTGGTCGACAAGCGGGTGAGGGCCACCTTGAGGCCCATGTCCAAGAACGGACGTCGGGACTCCTCGGTCTGCGAACTCGAGCAGCGATTGCGGGATGTTAAGAACACGAACTGCCGTTTCCGGAAGGCCCTGATGGAGAAGGAGAATGAACTGCAGGCCCTAATCCGAAAACTGGGACCCGAGGCCCGCAAGTGGATCGATGGAGTGACCTGCACAGGCGGCTCCACTGTGGGCAGTGAACTAGAGCCCATCCTGAGCGATGATATTGTGAGGCTATCGGCTCCACCGGTGCGACGGGAGATGCCCAGCACAACAGGTGAGTGGCTGGAGTGGGGGACCGCCTAGATATGTTCATGCATTGCAACCCCTTTGTCATAGAAGTTACCGAGATGACGTCCGTGGACAGTGTGACCTCGACCCATGTGGAAATGGACAACTCCTTTGTCTCCGTGCAGTCCACAGTGGTGGCACCATCGCTTCCTCCGTAAGTCTAACATATATTCAATGTTTTtgaaatacttaaaaaaaattgatatatCTTAAACAGCAAAAAGAAAAAGCAATCCATTGTGGAGCACCACTCGCATGCCCCTGCTCCCACCATGATGCAGCCCATccagcagcaactgcagcagcatcTGCAACAGCATCAGCaaatgcagcagcaacaccaacagcagcagcaacagcagcagcaacagcaacaccagcagatgcaacagcaacaacagcagcagcaacagcagcagcagcatcaccagcagcaacatcaccGCCATCTGGAGAAGAGGAACTCGGTGTCGGCCCAGACTGATGAGAATATCGGAAGCATCACCAGTACGGCGGGCAAGCGGAGCACCGGCGACTGCTCCAGCATGCGGGAACGACGTCAGTCCACCGCCTCGAGGCACTACGACAGCGGCAGCCAGACGCCCACCGCCCGGCCCAAGTACAGCAGCTCGCACAGGAACTCCTCCACCAACATCTCCACCTCGCAGTCGGAGCTGAGCAACATGTGTCCCCACTCCAAGCCCAGCACGCCGGCTGTGATTAAGAGTAAGTCAAATGCAGTGTTGCAGTATTACCCCCAACAAATTATAAGAGATATTTCTATAAAAATTAGATTAATATCTTAAAAGATAGGGGAAAGTAGGAAAAGAAAGTTTAAAGTAggtaatatattttaaaacaatgaATTTAagtgaaaatatattttccatgGGTGAACGTGAATTGAGTTTCGCAAGACACAcacaaataaaatttatttcttggatatcgaaaaatgggaaaatttttcttaataataaaaaaattcgtaacttaagatagtttaatatttcaaaaaaaagAACATATTTACGTTACTAGTTTTTCTGACGTATATTTTAAACGGCTAAGTGCATCTTTAATGTTATAGCCATTGAGATTTGCTATTAAATCcatttgttattaaatttatatatttttccctTTATTCCCATGTTCTTATTAGgcttaaatatgaaaatataaaacttaaaaagtaTAGTTAATTTAGGGATCACAATTTTGGTAATCCAATATGAAGATATTTCCATTGGCTaatgtatttattaaataGTGAGACAATTTTAGAAAACATACAGTGTAAGGGTGAGATCTCTTAGAGAAAGTGATTTTGAAAATAGTgtacttaaatataaatatgcaTCTTTGACTTAATCCTGACTAATATCTCTTATTTGCCCAACAGCTCCCACTGCCTCGGACCACCGCCGCACCAGCATGGGCGCCGCTCTGAAGTCCAACTTCGTGGTGTCGCAGAGCGACCTCTGGGACACCCACACGCTGTCGCACGCCAAGCAGCGCCAGTCGCCGCGAAACTATGCCAGTCCGCAGCGCTGCGCGGAGCACCATGGCGGCCACGGGATGGCCTATGACCCCAACACCACCTCGCCCATTCAGCGGTCCGTCTCGGAGAAGAACCGCAACAAGCACCGCCCAAAGCCGCAGAAGGGCACCGTGTGCCAGAGCGAGACGGACAGCGAGCGGGAGCGGGATCCGCCACCCAGCAGCCAGCCGTGCGTCCAGCCGCGCAAGGTCAGCCGGAGCTCCAACATCCAGCATGCCGCCCACCACCACAGTTCGCCCAATGTGGCACCGGACAAGCAGCGGAGCAGGCAGCGCGGCAAGCAGGAGAGCACCATCTATGGCGCCAGCAGCGAAACGGAACTGCTCGAGGGCGAGACGGCCATCCTGCCCATCTTCCGGAAACTCCTCACCGAGAAGAGCCCCAACTACCGGGGACGCAGTGCCGTCGGCCAGAGCTGTCCGAATATATCCATAAAATGCGATATCGTCGAGTACTTGTAGGCGGCGCGAGGGATAGGATTGGATTAGGATGCATTATGTAGTCGAACTCCTATTGTTAGATCCAGTTGCAGTGTAAagatttcctttgtttttccGCGTTATGCATCTACATACTATGTGAGGCAGGACACACACACCATTTAGAGAACTAGTAGCAATGACTTGAGATAGTTGAGaaataaattacaatttaaataaatcataCAACTGGGTGTGTTTTGATTAAGGTGATTTCAACTAAAAAATCTAGGGTAATGCAGGCtgcaaaaaattaatattaatatgatataatatataaaaatcaaagatcACATAGTTCACTGTGTACAAGCAGATACGGCAACTGTAATTTATTTGAATGTGCAAATGTTTATGAATGTTATGTTGATGAGTTATCTATTGCAGAGCGATACGCCGGAAATGATTGTTGAGAGGACCCTCGTCAGAGTAGCCGGCAATCTCCTGTGGTATAATGCCCGACTCCTCGATCGAGGTGCATGGCCGGCACATGCACTCCAGCGGAGCCTTGGTCAGGACCTTCTTGAACTTCCGCTCGCCGGGCTTCACTTTCGGACAGAAAAGCGAGACGGCTGCCTCCCGTTCGCCGGACTCCTGGCAGCACATGCAGGAGCGCTCCATCTGCCAGATCTTACTGCCCGAAACCTGGAGTTTTCATGTTAAgagatatattttataaggaatttaaatatataaaacccACCTGAATGTAACTGGCACAGCGACCCAcgcaggcaaatgagggaaTCGGCTTCGGCACACATCCGGGATACTGAAGGACATGAATGACGGGGGTCACCTGGCAATCGTCGCCAAGATGCGGAATATCTGGAATGGAAAAGGAATCCTTCAGAGTAACTACagaaactaaaatatataatcccCCATACCATTATCCGTGGCAGCCACAGAAGTATCTGCCTGAGCCGTGCACAGTTTCAGGATGCTGACCAGGACGCAGTAGAGCAGGATCAGGACGAAGACCTTGTTGTTCTCGTGGCGGAGCAGGTGGCGCAGCATCTCGTCGGCCCGACTGCGTGTGTCCCTTCTCGTGGAATGGAAAGCGCCACTTGCAGCCGGAGGGCTTTTATAGACCGACTTGGCCAGCGGACATGGCCATAATGGCCGACGCTCTAGACTGCGTGAATTATGGCCTAATAAAGCAAGCGCCATCCAAACCTTTTTGCCTAGTAATTGCGTACACGAAAAGGGCATTTCACCCCGCAGCGCATGACCACGGCAATCTCTTTATTTCCCCACAACTTATTAGCTAATCAGAGCCAGGCCAAAAGGCTGGCCACCACAGCCAGTAGCAGGACCAACATGTAAGTTGCTCCCTGGACGGATCCGGCATTCCTTCTCTCCAGATATTGAACCAAACCGGCCAGACGACCCTCGGCCCAGACTATGTTTTCGTTCACCGATTTTAGGGACTTCAAGAGCACCAAGGCCGCCGATTCCCCAAAGAGCTGGTGGTTGCCATCGTAGAACTCGTGGAACAACTTCAGCTGCTGCCTGGTGGTGAAGTACTCCGCCATGTCGGTGATCACCTCTGCCGTGTCCGCCCAACTTTGGAAGCTAAAATGAATGTATGTTAATAGCTAAATTAAACTAAGAAATGGATCACAAAGGGGTTCACAGAGATCAATTCACATAGGCGTTTTATAACATAAATTAAAGTGGCTATGAAAatgaattgtttttaaattgactTTTCTCCGAGACAcgttattttaatttaaatgggCAAAACATTAATACTTCCAATTAAAAAGTTATGTTATAACATATCGAAACTCTTAGCATGCTCTCAAGTTTCCAGATTTAAGGTTACTTACTCATAAGCCAGGACCACAATGTTCGCTGTTATCATTTCAAAAATGGGCTGGACCAATTCGGGGTTCTGCTCATACAACCGGGCTATTCCAATTTTCTTTTGCTCCACACTTTCGGGACCCGAGATGATCATCTTGTAGTAATGGGTTTCGTAGTCTGTCGTGCAGCTGGCTGCAGACCAGAGCAACTTCCTCTCGCTGGGACGCGTTTCCAAGTAATACCGACCCCAAACCGTGGTGTATGAATTGAAGTCACTGCTGCTGGCTGCACAATAGAAGGTTTCCCTGTAGTCCGGCGATGGTTGTTCCGAAGATGTTACAAACTTGACGTTAACCTTGTTTCTGCATCCGCTGACCTGGTATCTGCACAGCCACTTGACCAGCTTGTTCCGATTGGCCACATCCAGTGGAGTATCCTGtgcactccactccactcccAATTTCTCAAACACAGACTTTGTGATATCGGAGAGGTAATTACGGAAGCTGGGCAGCTGTTCTGGGGTCAGTCGCTTTGCCACTCTGTTCAGGTTTTCATAGACGGCATACCAGGGTACGTAGTCCACCTCCTTACTCAGGTACTCCAGGAACTGAAAGACTTCCTCGTATTCCATATACCAAACATAGGCGAAATTGAAGAGATCATCAATGAGTTGAGCCCGGTTCTCAACGGGAATGCCACTGTGATTTGATGCGGATAAGGCCAACCGAAGACCTTCTCTCAAGGTATAATCATAGAACACCCGTTGGTAGTTCGACTGCCTCAAGTTAAGCAAGAACCACTCAATAGGTTCATCAAAATGAATGAACTGGAAGCTTTCGTTCTTGTGAATGTACTTAGATGGCGTCAGGTTATAGAAATTGGGTGCCAGATTGGTGGTATAAGTTAAGGGCACAGTGTACTTCAGTCCACCTCTACTGCCATCTGTGTAATCCAGAAGGAATCGATCCTGTTGCACGGTGACGAACAAGTGTCCAGGCGATAACCTCACTGTTAACATGGGAAAGCCCTCCTGTTCCGTGTAATCGTAAAAAAATTGTTCCACATCCACTTCCTGATTCGCTGGCCAGTTCTCGGAAAGGTGGTATAATAAGTTATTGGGTATAGTGTTGCCCAAGTGGCTGTAAACAGAAAAACCCAATTATTCTTCATCTTAAAAACTGTGAGTTTAAAGATAATTGAATTATGACTTTATGGATATGACCCATTTAAGATAACCCTTTTGGTTTTAATACCAATAACTCACTATTGCTTTAGGTAATTCTGGATGGCCCTATCGAAGTTCTGCTCCCCCATGATATTTCGCCACATTCTCAGGATGCAGGCTCCTTTGGCATAGGCAATCCCGCTGAATTTGTATGCAATCTCAGAAGGCGTTTGGATATCCGATTCCAGACTCGTCAGGGGCTGAGTGCTGTTTCGGGCATCCGTGGCAAAGATCAGGTGCATTTGCCGCACCACAAACTGCTCGTCCAGGTGATACTCGGGATATAGCTGAAGAGATGTAGCTACATTTACAGTTTTGTGAATATATAGAGGTGTTATTACTAACCTGGTGTGCCATAAAGTACTCGTAGTAGCGGGCAAATGCCTCATTTAGCCAGAAGTAGCTCCACCAGGAGAAGGTCACGCTGTCCCCGAACCACATGTGCGACGTCTCGTGGGCAATGATACGAATGGCGAACTCCTTGTCCGACCAATCGTCTGAGTAACCAGCTTCCTGGATCAGAACCTCATCGCTATTGGTgaacaaattaaatacaatttgatTTATAGATTTAAACGCCATGTTTTAACCAAGGAtccaattattattaaaaaatgaatcACCTGTAGATGATAAGACCCCAGTTCTCCATGCCGTTGTGTGGAAACCTGGGAGAACTGGCATATTGAAGCACCTCGTTTCCCAGCTCTGCATATGGAATCCGGAACAAATCCCCGTAGGCTGGAATGACCCTCTGACCCACTTGGTGGCTGAACTCCGTGTGGTTGTAGAACTCCGGGCGAGTCAGCACAGCGAAATCACTCACATTTCCACGGGCAGAATAACTGGCCACCATGAAAGCCAGCAGATATGTGGACATGACGGGGGTCTCCTCGAAATGATCAACAAAACGATCCTGGCTAATATAGAGGAAAACAAATTACGCTTACAACTggaaaatttgtaaaataatttttcaaaattaaaatatgatagtccttaaaaaatatttagaaatagTCAAAAGGTCATTAAGATTTTTAAGAGGAAACAAAATTGTACACATTTGATCATTTGGAATAGCTAGCACTTCATTCAATTGTGAAATATAGCCAgataataatatatcaaaaagaTTATTAATGTTAATTTTCCCTCTGGGCTTTTTAGATTTTTCTGCACTTGTAtaaatttaatgttatatatGTAGATGATTACCTTGCCGCTGTGGTTTCCCTGAGCTTGGTGTTGCCAATTGACTGATACCCGTTGCGCCGGACAATCTGCAGCTGGAACTTGGCCTTCAAGGCGGGCTCATCGAAGCAGGGTAGGACCAAGCGGGCGTTGATGCGCTGCATCTGGGTGACGGCCAGCCACCTGGTCACATTGGTGACCTCCTCCACATAGCTGGCGGAGAAGAGCCctgccatgtccgtccgtatgtGTCCGGTGTACTTGAACCCGAGCGTGTAATTCTGGCCTGGCTGCACCGGCTGCGTCAGCGGAACTTTCACCTGCTGGGTGGCGGCCTCATAAATCAGCCGACTGATATCGATGGCCTCCACCTGGGCCCCCGCCGCATCGAGCAGCCAGCATTCAGATATATCGAGCGTGTCGGCGTGTAGAATGATTTGTGGCACCTCCAGTGGGCCGACCACCCGCAGAGTTATGCTCACCTCGCCATCGAAGAGAGTGGGCTCGGCTGGGTCTCTCAAAACGCCGATGGTCAGGTTATAGTATGACGGTACGACGCTACCGTCCAGCCGATAATCAGCACCATTTACGATGCAGATCAGTAGCAAGTATATTAGCCCCAAGACCCGAGATACCGAACTGCTCATGTTGACCGAAGCTTGGGAACtggacagtcggattccccctGTGAGATCGCCGAAATCACAATATCAAACAAAAGTTCCCCGCCAAACAGGTGTCGTTTAGATTAGATTGCGAGATgttcaacaacaaaaactcGAATAGTCGTCAAACTTCTCATACTGGAATATTCTTATCAATACGCGATCGGGTGCTCATTAATCTGCTAAATGATATgtcaattataatttttaatagcCCACCGACTGCCGTTTAATGACTTCAGGTCACAAAATGTATTACTAGTTTGATCTAAAAAGATTTGATTTATGTATTTCAAGTTTTTGAATtcatattgttttaaaataataaacttaaaaaataaataaataaggaaagACTTTAGTTTTCAGCGCTCATTTGTatgcaaatattattttttagcaTTATATAtcagtttttatttgttaaaataaaatatttataaacaaattaacatttaataaatatttttaaggac
This region of Drosophila subpulchrella strain 33 F10 #4 breed RU33 unplaced genomic scaffold, RU_Dsub_v1.1 Primary Assembly Seq354, whole genome shotgun sequence genomic DNA includes:
- the LOC119560031 gene encoding gamma-aminobutyric acid type B receptor subunit 2 isoform X3 is translated as MFWPSWTPFASLVFLILWSTAWGRTAKRSDVYIAGFFPYGDGVENSYTGRGVMPSVKLALGHVNEHGKILANYRLHMWWNDTQCNAAVGVKSFFDMMHSGPNKVMLFGAACTHVTDPIAKASKHWHLTQLSYADTHPMFTKDAFPNFFRVVPSENAFNAPRLALLKEFNWTRVGTVYQNEPRYSLPHNHMVADLDTMEVEVVETQSFVNDVAESLKKLREKDVRIILGNFNEHFARKAFCEAYKLDMYGRAYQWLIMATYSTDWWNVTQDSECSVEEIATALEGAILVDLLPLSTSGDITVAGITADEYLVEYDRLRGTEYSRFHGYTYDGIWAAALAIQYVAEKREDLLTHFDYRVKDWESVFLEALRNTSFEGVTGPVRFYNNERKANILINQFQLGQMEKIGEYHSQKSHLDLSLGKPVKWVGKTPPKDRTLIYIEHSQVNPTIYIVSASASVIGVIIATVFLAFNIKYRNQRYIKMSSPHLNNLIIVGCMMTYLSIIFLGLDTTLSSVAAFPYICTARAWILMAGFSLSFGAMFSKTWRVHSIFTDLKLNKKVIKDYQLFMVVGVLLAIDIAIITTWQIADPFYRETKQLEPLHHENIDDVLVIPENEYCQSEHMTIFVSIIYAYKGLLLVFGAFLAWETRHVSIPALNDSKHIGFSVYNVFITCLAGAAISLVLSDRKDLVFVLLSFFIIFCTTATLCLVFVPKLVELKRNPQGVVDKRVRATLRPMSKNGRRDSSVCELEQRLRDVKNTNCRFRKALMEKENELQALIRKLGPEARKWIDGVTCTGGSTVGSELEPILSDDIVRLSAPPVRREMPSTTEVTEMTSVDSVTSTHVEMDNSFVSVQSTVVAPSLPPKKKKQSIVEHHSHAPAPTMMQPIQQQLQQHLQQHQQMQQQHQQQQQQQQQQQHQQMQQQQQQQQQQQQHHQQQHHRHLEKRNSVSAQTDENIGSITSTAGKRSTGDCSSMRERRQSTASRHYDSGSQTPTARPKYSSSHRNSSTNISTSQSELSNMCPHSKPSTPAVIKTPTASDHRRTSMGAALKSNFVVSQSDLWDTHTLSHAKQRQSPRNYASPQRCAEHHGGHGMAYDPNTTSPIQRSVSEKNRNKHRPKPQKGTVCQSETDSERERDPPPSSQPCVQPRKVSRSSNIQHAAHHHSSPNVAPDKQRSRQRGKQESTIYGASSETELLEGETAILPIFRKLLTEKSPNYRGRSAVGQSCPNISIKCDIVEYL